Proteins from one Drosophila gunungcola strain Sukarami chromosome 3R, Dgunungcola_SK_2, whole genome shotgun sequence genomic window:
- the LOC128266275 gene encoding hepatoma-derived growth factor-related protein 2: MGRHRPKVPLFTIGDFVFAKVRGYRAWPARILDRVSSTSYNVYFYGTCNHAKVPRTQICDFERHVRRLGVVRAGGHASNPSFRAAMHHARQAFANPEQDFGFYQQLALNEGDCVNAEDLRIDYMVGDEDQEQPSREQHPEEQVSMDQLEEQNSRDQLEELHSEGFNSKTQVKQQNLERLAFKQGSDGLNCEMTRLTALNSKKLDTNHQLEELEPEVENSKRQQDRPMVQPSMPDLEEPDAKEMHTKAQLEKQDSEAQIPKIAFGKPDSQMQNSMPQLDSLSSDGLDFNVQLQMQERLEEEVQELMKMLRDVENQARREQVRDSEKQHLEELQYFMDQPLNLSCRRRPY, from the coding sequence ATGGGTCGCCATCGTCCGAAAGTGCCGCTATTCACGATCGGCGACTTCGTTTTCGCCAAGGTGCGAGGATATCGTGCCTGGCCAGCCCGCATCCTTGATCGCGTCAGTTCCACGTCATACAACGTGTACTTCTACGGCACCTGCAACCACGCCAAAGTGCCGCGCACCCAGATCTGTGACTTCGAGAGGCATGTGCGTCGATTGGGCGTGGTTCGAGCCGGGGGCCACGCCTCCAATCCCTCGTTCCGGGCCGCCATGCACCACGCCCGCCAGGCATTCGCAAATCCGGAGCAGGACTTCGGCTTCTACCAGCAGTTGGCCTTGAACGAAGGCGACTGCGTCAATGCCGAGGATCTAAGGATTGACTACATGGTGGGCGACGAGGATCAGGAGCAGCCCTCAAGGGAACAGCATCCCGAAGAGCAGGTCTCAATGGATCAACTGGAGGAGCAGAACTCTCGCGATCAGTTGGAGGAACTGCATTCGGAGGGGTTCAACTCAAAGACCCAAGTGAAACAGCAAAATTTAGAGAGGCTTGCCTTTAAGCAGGGTTCTGATGGGCTGAACTGTGAGATGACTCGGTTAACTGCTCTAAATTCAAAGAAACTGGACACCAATCATCAACTGGAGGAGCTAGAACCAGAGGTGGAAAACTCTAAGAGGCAGCAGGATCGTCCGATGGTGCAACCCTCGATGCCTGATTTAGAGGAACCGGATGCAAAGGAGATGCACACAAAGGCGCAGCTCGAGAAGCAGGATTCAGAGGCTCAAATCCCAAAGATTGCGTTCGGGAAGCCAGATTCCCAAATGCAAAACTCAATGCCACAGTTGGATAGTCTGAGCTCTGACGGACTGGACTTCAATGTCCAGCTGCAGATGCAGGAAAGGCTGGAAGAAGAAGTGCAGGAGTTAATGAAGATGCTAAGGGATGTGGAAAACCAAGCTCGCAGGGAACAGGTTCGGGATTCAGAGAAGCAGCACTTGGAGGAGCTGCAATATTTTATGGACCAGCCGCTAAATTTGTCCTGTCGACGTCGTCCCTAttga
- the LOC128266278 gene encoding LOW QUALITY PROTEIN: uncharacterized protein LOC128266278 (The sequence of the model RefSeq protein was modified relative to this genomic sequence to represent the inferred CDS: substituted 1 base at 1 genomic stop codon), with translation MSWXPYVRPNKLQGNCVTCRNFHSALSNGIRNRWTCCNINLTFYGPGQG, from the coding sequence ATGTCATGGTGACCGTACGTGCGGCCAAACAAATTACAGGGAAATTGCGTCACCTGCAGGAATTTCCACTCAGCATTGTCGAATGGCATCAGAAATCGTTGGACATGTTGTAACattaatttgacattttacGGCCCAGGACAGGGATAG